A stretch of Imperialibacter roseus DNA encodes these proteins:
- a CDS encoding tellurite resistance TerB family protein, whose translation MDYVLRKQVSLLIELALSDNKFDLSEKAYLMKFASSRGAKNSEIARMINNPTPTGSLEMLNLTQKIELMLSCGRVVVADGVIEPEEQTFMYEVAKKMGFKKGVVDYLLKNVTTLPETELKEGFLTFAG comes from the coding sequence ATGGATTACGTATTAAGAAAGCAAGTCAGTCTGCTGATTGAACTCGCCCTGTCTGATAATAAATTCGACCTTAGCGAAAAAGCTTACCTGATGAAGTTTGCTTCCAGTCGTGGGGCCAAGAACTCTGAAATAGCCCGTATGATCAACAATCCAACGCCTACTGGGTCGCTCGAAATGCTGAATTTGACGCAGAAAATTGAATTGATGCTGAGCTGTGGAAGGGTGGTGGTTGCCGACGGAGTGATTGAGCCCGAGGAACAAACCTTTATGTATGAAGTGGCCAAAAAAATGGGCTTCAAAAAAGGGGTGGTCGATTACCTGTTGAAAAATGTGACGACGCTACCCGAAACTGAGCTGAAAGAGGGCTTCCTTACATTCGCTGGCTAA
- a CDS encoding ABC transporter permease → MTTFLRTAFRVFKKDKAFTFINILGLTLGIMSAIIIFLVVKQEMSYDKFHVNLNRIYRVNSQTSQKGGFSFLTATPGPLGEALEAEVPGVEESACTYYRRSGNFVIEADGQKREFAETEGVALLGPSFFKMFSFEMLSGDVNDLSLPGKVFLSESIAKKFFATSDPSEAVGQALVMDNDFTLSVAGILKDFPPNTDFPFTIVVSQETLKEQVDFTSWNRLDNSMNTYFMLAEQADTTGFQSQIDTLIAKNAGSFFAKFFNFELQPLSQVHFDNHFSNYNSRTISSTTITGMMVLGAFLLLTACINFINLATANAMKRGKEVGIKKVLGSSSGNLIGQFLGETTLLALVSLLLSIPLAYLLKPYVEDLIGFPFHFSLFNDPMAIGFLVFLLVAVVLISGLYPSLVMARFRPSQVIRSGLSGKTGKGSVLRKILVMFQFLISQVLIIGLFVIFSQMDYFINKDLGFAKEGVINIQFPKGKQGKGAAFKGAVKNVSGVEMATLQNGSPSSRSRWVSTYSFEGSSEDTPYSAELKFGDKDYIDMYQLTFLAGRGFLRDDSVTEIVANRKMIEEMGFASPEEALNAKVLLGESGVPIVGVVENYHTNGLREPMKAGYISANPESFVEVGVKLNMSQAKESLASIEKIWNDMFPNEPFKYQFLDETIRSFYEAEQRLAKVIGVFTGIAIFIGCLGLYGLVSFVTNQRMKEIGIRKVLGAGVFNIFYIISREFVVLVAVAFIAAAPIAFHYTSEWLDGFEYRVEVQPLVYVAAIFLSLVIALLSVTFKALAAAKINPVDTLRTE, encoded by the coding sequence ATGACCACTTTTTTACGCACTGCCTTCCGGGTTTTCAAAAAAGACAAAGCCTTCACGTTCATCAACATTCTGGGCCTGACGCTCGGCATCATGTCGGCTATCATCATCTTTCTGGTGGTGAAGCAGGAAATGAGCTATGATAAGTTTCATGTCAATCTCAACAGGATTTACCGGGTCAACAGCCAAACCAGCCAAAAGGGTGGCTTTTCATTTTTGACCGCTACACCAGGGCCGCTGGGGGAAGCGCTTGAGGCCGAAGTGCCCGGCGTGGAAGAAAGCGCCTGTACCTACTATCGGCGGTCTGGAAATTTTGTGATAGAAGCAGATGGACAAAAGCGGGAGTTTGCTGAGACGGAAGGAGTGGCACTTTTGGGGCCTTCCTTTTTTAAGATGTTCAGCTTTGAGATGCTCTCCGGGGATGTGAACGACCTTAGTCTGCCGGGAAAGGTGTTTCTTTCTGAGTCGATCGCCAAAAAGTTTTTTGCCACAAGTGACCCATCGGAGGCAGTCGGGCAAGCACTGGTAATGGACAATGATTTCACGCTTTCGGTGGCTGGCATTCTGAAAGACTTTCCTCCCAACACTGACTTTCCTTTTACTATCGTGGTATCGCAGGAAACGCTTAAGGAGCAGGTAGACTTCACTTCATGGAATAGACTCGATAATTCCATGAACACGTATTTCATGCTGGCGGAGCAGGCAGATACCACTGGTTTTCAATCGCAGATCGACACCCTGATAGCGAAAAATGCAGGCTCTTTCTTTGCCAAGTTCTTTAATTTCGAGCTCCAGCCTTTGAGCCAGGTGCATTTCGATAACCATTTTAGCAACTACAACTCCAGGACGATTTCGAGCACTACCATCACCGGTATGATGGTGCTGGGGGCCTTTTTGCTGCTCACCGCCTGCATCAATTTCATTAACCTTGCCACGGCCAATGCGATGAAAAGGGGCAAGGAAGTAGGCATCAAGAAAGTGCTCGGCAGTTCTTCCGGTAACCTGATTGGGCAGTTTCTGGGAGAAACCACCTTGCTGGCACTTGTCTCTCTGCTGTTATCGATTCCACTGGCTTATCTGTTGAAACCGTATGTGGAAGACCTTATCGGCTTTCCGTTTCATTTTAGTTTGTTCAACGACCCCATGGCGATTGGCTTTCTTGTGTTTCTTCTCGTAGCCGTGGTGTTGATTTCTGGTTTGTACCCCTCTTTGGTCATGGCAAGGTTTCGTCCTTCGCAAGTGATCAGAAGCGGGTTGTCGGGGAAAACGGGAAAGGGAAGTGTATTGCGAAAGATACTTGTCATGTTCCAGTTTTTGATCTCGCAGGTGCTGATCATCGGTCTTTTTGTGATTTTTTCTCAAATGGATTATTTCATCAACAAGGACCTGGGTTTTGCCAAAGAAGGCGTTATCAATATTCAGTTTCCAAAAGGAAAGCAGGGCAAAGGCGCAGCATTCAAAGGCGCTGTTAAAAACGTGAGTGGCGTAGAAATGGCCACGTTGCAAAACGGGAGCCCCAGCTCTCGCAGCCGCTGGGTGAGCACCTATTCATTCGAGGGTTCATCAGAGGATACACCGTATTCCGCAGAGCTGAAATTCGGCGATAAAGATTATATCGACATGTACCAGCTTACCTTTCTGGCTGGCAGGGGCTTTCTTAGAGATGATTCGGTTACCGAAATTGTCGCCAACAGGAAAATGATTGAGGAAATGGGGTTTGCCAGCCCTGAGGAGGCGCTGAATGCTAAAGTGCTGCTTGGTGAATCAGGTGTGCCGATTGTGGGCGTAGTAGAGAACTATCATACCAACGGGCTGAGAGAGCCTATGAAAGCAGGCTACATCTCCGCCAATCCGGAGTCTTTTGTGGAGGTTGGGGTCAAGCTCAATATGTCGCAGGCGAAAGAATCGTTGGCCAGCATAGAGAAGATTTGGAACGACATGTTTCCCAACGAGCCGTTCAAATATCAGTTTTTGGATGAAACAATCAGGAGTTTTTATGAAGCTGAGCAACGGCTGGCAAAGGTGATAGGCGTTTTTACCGGCATCGCTATTTTTATTGGTTGTCTGGGGCTTTATGGCCTGGTATCGTTCGTCACTAACCAGCGCATGAAGGAGATCGGTATCAGGAAAGTGCTTGGAGCTGGTGTGTTTAACATCTTTTATATTATTTCGAGAGAGTTTGTAGTGCTGGTGGCTGTTGCGTTTATAGCAGCTGCGCCGATAGCATTCCACTATACCTCAGAGTGGTTGGATGGGTTTGAATACAGGGTGGAGGTGCAGCCACTTGTGTACGTAGCTGCGATTTTCCTCAGCCTGGTAATTGCGCTATTGTCGGTCACATTCAAAGCGCTGGCTGCGGCGAAAATTAATCCGGTGGATACGTTGAGGACGGAGTAG